The stretch of DNA GCCAGCGCGGTGAGCACTTTCCCAGCCTGCGAACCCGAGACGCGCACCAACGCGATCGCACTCGGTGGCCGGCCCGACGACAATGCAAAGATGGTCTGATCCCGCGGATGCATGGCCTATTTGTGCGGGCGGTTTTGAAAAGGCAACGCGATTCGATTCGGGGCTGAACGCGCGGGCGATACATCCGGTCTATCGCGGATAAGTGCGGCAAAGAATGCTACAAAATCCGGAGAGCGCCCTCCCCCCAGACACCCTGATCCAAATAAATATAATAAAATTCAATGTGTTATATAGTTAACCAAACTATAACGCCGATTTTTCGATGCTGTATTCGCATTGCAGCGACGGCCGGTATGAAAAAGGCGCCCCGCTTCCCGCGAGGCGCCCTCCTCCAAACCTGACCTGACGGATCAGGTGTTCATGGAATCGAAGAACTCCGAGTTGTTCTTGGTGTTACGGAGCTTATCGAGCAGGAAGTCGATCGCGTCCATCGTGCCCATCGGATTGAGGATCCGGCGCAGCACGTACATCTTCTTCAGGAGCTGCGGATCGGTGATCAGCTCTTCCTTGCGGGTGCCGGAGCGCGAGATGTCGATCGCCGGGAAGGTCCGCTTGTCCGAGACCTTGCGGTCGAGGATCAGTTCGGAGTTACCGGTGCCCTTGAATTCTTCGAAGATCACTTCGTCCATTCGGCTGCCGGTATCGACCAGCGCGGTCGCGATGATCGTGAGCGAACCGCCCTCCTCGATGTTGCGCGCGGCGCCGAAGAATCGCTTTGGCCGCTGCAGCGCGTTGGCATCGACGCCGCCGGTCAGCACCTTGCCGGATGACGGCACCACGGTGTTGTAGGCGCGGCCCAGACGCGTGATCGAGTCGAGCAGGATCACGACGTCGCGGCCGTGCTCGACGAGCCGCTTGGCTTTCTCGATCACCATCTCGGCGACCTGGACGTGACGCACGGCGGGTTCGTCGAACGTGGACGACACCACCTCGCCCTTCACCGAGCGCTGCATGTCCGTGACTTCTTCCGGACGTTCGTCGATCAGCAGAACGATCAGGTAGCATTCCGGATGATTGGCGGTGATGGAGTGCGCGATGTTCTGCATCAGCACGGTTTTGCCGGTGCGCGGCGGCGCCACGATCAGGGCGCGCTGGCCCTTGCCGATCGGCGCGACAATGTCGATCACCCTTGCAGAAAGGTCTTTTCGCGTCGGGTCCTCGAGCTCGAGGCGGAAGCGCTGGTCCGGAAACAGCGGGGTCAGGTTGTCGAAATTGACCTTGTGCTTGGACTTTTCCGGATCTTCGAAATTGAGCGTGTTGACCTTGAGCAGTGCGAAATAGCGTTCGCCTTCTTTCGGGCTGCGGATGTGGCCTTCGATGGTGTCGCCGGTGCGAAGGCCGAAGCGGCGGATCTGCGACGGCGAGACGTAGATGTCGTCAGGGCCGGGCAGGTAGTTGGCGTCGGGCGAACGCAGAAAGCCGAAGCCGTCGGAGAGAACCTCGACGACGCCTTCGCCGATAATGTCGATTTCCTGAATCGCGAGCTGCTTGAGAATCGCGAACATCAGCTCCTGCTTGCGCATGGTGCTGGCATTTTCGACCCCGTTCTCTTCCGCGAACGAGACGAGCTCGGCCGGCGTTTTCGATTTGAGGTCCTGGAGTTTCATTTCCCGCATTGGGGTGTCCTGTGGAGTGTTCTTTAGGGAAGGGGTGCGAGGTGGCTTGGAGAAAAAGCGGACACGAAAAATGGAAGGTCCGCAGGTCTAAGCAAGGAAAGCGCCGGTGAGGCTTCAAACCTGATGCGGCGGCCGGTCCCTTGAAGAAACCGGAACGTAACCGCATCCGCCTGCGTGGGGTGGGATTTCGACAATATAGAAAATCGGTCGGCGCTTCGCAAGCAGGAGAGAAAGCGCCGAATCGAAGAAAGCTGAGGCTAGAACGGCTTCACGATCACCAGGATGACGATAAAGACCATCAGAACGGTCGGCACCTCATTGATAATACGATAGAATTTCTGGCTTCTGGTATTCCGGTCGGCGGCGAAATCCTTAACCCAGCGGGAAAAAAAGCCGTGGACGCCCGAGAGGATCAGCACCAGCGTCAATTTGCCGTGGAACCAGCCGGATGTGTACCAATGCCCGCTCCAGGCCAGATAAAGCCCGGCCAGCCAGGTGACGATCATTGCCGGATTGATGATCGCCTTCAGCAATCGCCATTCCATCACCTTGAAGGTCTCGGACTGCTTCGATCCGACCTCGGCATCGCAGTGATAGACGAACAGGCGCGGCAGATAGAGCATGCCGGCCATCCACGAGATGACCGCGACCACATGCAGCGCCTTGATCCACGGATACGCCGTGATCGTGATCCACTCGTACATTGCTGTCGCCCGACCTTGCTCGTCCCCGAAACTTTCCAACGCTCGTAGCGTTGCGAAGGAGCGCTGCCAGCGAGGGGACGCAAGACATATCCGCAAAGCACCGCTTCTCTAAACTAATAATTTTAGAATCTTAGGTTTGAGTCTAAGTGACCGTGATTATGACTCACACAAAACGATCCCGAATGTTTGCGAGGCTTGTTCACAGCCATCCCCAATTTCGGCCGGACATTGCATCGTCCCGATAACGCCACGTCCATCAATTGCTTGCGCTGTTTCGTGGTCAGCTTATGAAGAGACAAATCCACACCTTCCCACTATCATGGCAGTGAGCGGGCGGACTTGCCCTCTCGCGGGGCCCCTGTGAAGAAATGTCCGGGTTATCCCTGACGCGGCGATCCAGGGCCTGATATCTCGGTTAAGGTCCACAGGATTCACAGGATTACACAGGGGTTCTGGTGCCCACGACCGGCAATTATTTTCATCTTCATCTGGTGTCCGACTCGA from Bradyrhizobium sp. AZCC 1693 encodes:
- the hemJ gene encoding protoporphyrinogen oxidase HemJ, giving the protein MYEWITITAYPWIKALHVVAVISWMAGMLYLPRLFVYHCDAEVGSKQSETFKVMEWRLLKAIINPAMIVTWLAGLYLAWSGHWYTSGWFHGKLTLVLILSGVHGFFSRWVKDFAADRNTRSQKFYRIINEVPTVLMVFIVILVIVKPF
- the rho gene encoding transcription termination factor Rho, with product MREMKLQDLKSKTPAELVSFAEENGVENASTMRKQELMFAILKQLAIQEIDIIGEGVVEVLSDGFGFLRSPDANYLPGPDDIYVSPSQIRRFGLRTGDTIEGHIRSPKEGERYFALLKVNTLNFEDPEKSKHKVNFDNLTPLFPDQRFRLELEDPTRKDLSARVIDIVAPIGKGQRALIVAPPRTGKTVLMQNIAHSITANHPECYLIVLLIDERPEEVTDMQRSVKGEVVSSTFDEPAVRHVQVAEMVIEKAKRLVEHGRDVVILLDSITRLGRAYNTVVPSSGKVLTGGVDANALQRPKRFFGAARNIEEGGSLTIIATALVDTGSRMDEVIFEEFKGTGNSELILDRKVSDKRTFPAIDISRSGTRKEELITDPQLLKKMYVLRRILNPMGTMDAIDFLLDKLRNTKNNSEFFDSMNT